A genomic region of Trifolium pratense cultivar HEN17-A07 linkage group LG3, ARS_RC_1.1, whole genome shotgun sequence contains the following coding sequences:
- the LOC123914641 gene encoding FBD-associated F-box protein At5g56370-like — translation MERKSKDFIEYVKRRLLRFRDHGLVIKEFAFRILDLLCMSEDLDFCLKLVAESGVEVLDLYFHSECYVLPKSVIEVKSLTRLMLEGGISVDQAFMNHSIKFFSLRELHLLHVVLEDEQAIERLISCCPLIEIITLMLSGGSMKSLSMHGLQKLNTVYVDGIKEVYIDEASSLKSLYYCHDSWNTPFKIDFIQCKYLKELLLCLNSTTIITNKWFLELFSKFPFLETLEIWNCMLSETINISSVQLKYLEVSQSYNLKEVNIDAPNLLSCKFEGFEGSKPIISFSNISSQLEVDLSVNLINKDLDVFYVRELIQNIKPENVLISLSLCIMDAPKPVFLDIPSPPPSIKHMDLIILSILNENLYSSDIVDFIHVSFNVRW, via the exons atggaaag GAAGAGTAAAGACTTCATTGAATATGTAAAGAGAAGATTATTGAGGTTTCGTGACCACGGGTTGGTTATCAAAGAATTTGCGTTTAGGATATTAGACCTTCTCTGCATGTCAGAAGATCTTGATTTTTGCTTGAAGTTGGTCGCAGAAAGTGGTGTTGAAGTTTTAGATCTTTATTTTCATAGTGAATGTTATGTCTTACCGAAGAGTGTAATTGAAGTCAAATCACTTACCAGGTTGATGTTGGAAGGGGGTATTAGCGTCGATCAAGCATTCATGAATCATTCAATTAAGTTTTTCTCCTTGAGAGAATTACATTTGTTGCATGTCGTTTTGGAAGATGAACAAGCAATTGAGCGTCTCATTTCTTGTTGCCCTTTGATTGAAATTATAACTCTGATGCTTTCTGGTGGTAGCATGAAGTCTTTGAGCATGCATGGTCTACAAAAGCTCAACACAGTTTATGTTGATGGAATAAAAGAGGTTTATATCGATGAAGCTTCGAGTCTTAAGAGTTTATATTATTGCCATGATTCTTGGAACACACCATTTAAGATTGATTTTATTCAGTGCAAATATTTAAAAGAGCTACTCTTGTGTTTGAATAGTACTACTATTATCACAAACAAATGGTTTcttgaactattttcaaaatttccaTTTCTTGAGACGTTGGAGATATGGAATTGCATGCTGTCCGAGACGATTAATATTTCAAGTGTTCAACTTAAATATTTGGAGGTATCACAGTCCTATAACTTGAAGGAGGTCAACATTGATGCTCCAAATCTATTGTCATGTAAATTTGAAGGTTTTGAAGGCTCAAAACCAATTATATCTTTTTCAAACATTTCGAGTCAACTAGAAGTCGATCTTAGCGTCAACTTGATTAATAAAGATTTGGATGTTTTTTACGTGAGGGAACTTATCCAAAATATCAAACCCGAAAATGTTTTAATATCACTATCTCTATGCATCATG GATGCACCAAAACCGGTGTTCTTGGATATTCCATCTCCTCCACCAAGTATCAAGCATATGGACCTAAtcattctttcaatactaaacGAAAATTTGTATTCATCAGATATTGTAGATTTCATAC ATGTTAGTTTTAATGTTAGGTGGTAA
- the LOC123918130 gene encoding uncharacterized protein LOC123918130 isoform X4 has protein sequence MIITSSKFPSNSICKNTKTYGRRKKMTEIQGFGGNKATYGRTEEDFGYSHKSVFRKKEPMSGHEVVLKMIHMLTSISVQLNWTLFELKGNKNVLVEFHSGFMNNRERNGSTNRT, from the exons ATGATAATAACAAGCTCGAAATTTCCTTCCAATTCCATTTGTAAAAACACCAAAACCTATGGTAGGAGGAAGAAGATGACCGAGATTCAAGGATTTGGAGGAAATAAAGCTACTTATGGAAGAACTGAAGAAGATTTTGGTTATTCTCATAAAA GTGTTTTTCGAAAAAAAGAACCTATGAGTGGCCATGAAGTTGTTCTCAA GATGATTCATATGTTGACATCTATATCAGTACAATTGAACTGGACTTT GTTTGAACTAAAAGGCAACAAGAATGTATTGGTGGAGTTTCACAGTGGCTTTATGAACAATAGAGAAAGAAATG GTTCTACTAACCGAACTTAA
- the LOC123918130 gene encoding uncharacterized protein LOC123918130 isoform X5, whose translation MTEIQGFGGNKATYGRTEEDFGYSHKSVFRKKEPMSGHEVVLKMIHMLTSISVQLNWTLFELKGNKNVLVEFHSGFMNNRERNGSTNRT comes from the exons ATGACCGAGATTCAAGGATTTGGAGGAAATAAAGCTACTTATGGAAGAACTGAAGAAGATTTTGGTTATTCTCATAAAA GTGTTTTTCGAAAAAAAGAACCTATGAGTGGCCATGAAGTTGTTCTCAA GATGATTCATATGTTGACATCTATATCAGTACAATTGAACTGGACTTT GTTTGAACTAAAAGGCAACAAGAATGTATTGGTGGAGTTTCACAGTGGCTTTATGAACAATAGAGAAAGAAATG GTTCTACTAACCGAACTTAA
- the LOC123918127 gene encoding uncharacterized protein LOC123918127 isoform X2: protein MMNLSGEVIGIQCFEVSQTEHGYCIPLDKQNHKFEYDYSFNDYDMTRFPPLAILPLKFIPSNIKQAIAVQYINKVFRKVFKNERASEDCDLNEFISGLFKQRIGKPSSSSAPPTGKSSPLGLTGTMQHTSYEDSRLKSVIRSLAPSVVSVSYFTGIHRIVDCTGFIIDWDVCKGVATVLTSAKLMRSPLDRHDYRIVVRLANGKMLLAEEDYVDYYHNIVTFKVNSNVKLIPLDLFSPVDLLRPLDSYSNLQGVEVVALARDFYTCELTESCGLFSRDYPCFGCVQLASSTCRTTRAGEGGPLITEAGQIIGINFFDGHGFVHPLPTSVIRLCLSNWNSHGIVMQPWLGFTVIDSDSLVVKEVYEGSPADKVGVRSGDSISVVTVNKKTYEFCGLQQYAKLLNGVSDMLSACPPNQTDTKVFVSVNDNSKLVCAENLSVNDKNFCSRY, encoded by the exons ATGATGAACCTATCTGGGGAAGTCATTGGAATTCAATGTTTCGAAGTCTCACAAACAGAGCATGGATATTGTATACCTCTTGATAAACAGAAccacaaatttgaatatgattatAGTTTTAACGATTACGATATGACTAGGTTTCCACCTTTGGCAATATTGCCACTCAAATTTATTCCTTCAAACATAAAGCAAGCCATAGCAGTCCAATACATCAATAAAGTTTTTAGGAAAGTCTTTAAAAATGAGCGAGCAAGTGAGGATTGTGATCTAAACGAATTTATAAGTGGGTTATTTAAACAACGGATTGGAAAACCCTCTTCGTCTTCTGCTCCTCCTACAGGGAAATCGTCTCCACTTG GTCTTACTGGCACAATGCAACATACTTCTTACGAGGACAGTAGACTAAAATCGGTAATTAGGAGTTTGGCGCCTTCAGTGGTTTCTGTTTCCTACTTCACTG GGATACACAGAATAGTTGACTGCACGGGTTTCATCATTGACTGGGATGTTTGTAAGGGAGTAGCTACAGTTCTTACTTCTGCTAAGTTAATGAGGTCTCCTTTAGACCGCCACGATTACCGT ATTGTTGTTCGACTTGCAAATGGAAAAATGCTTCTAGCTGAAGAGGACTATGTTGATTATTATCACAACATAGTGACTTTTAAAGTAAACTCTAATGTCAAACTGATTCCCTTAGATCTTTTTTCACCTGTGGACCTCCTTAGACCCTTAGATAGTTATTCAAATCTACAAGGGGTTGAAGTAGTTGCGTTGGCTAGAGATTTTTATACTTGtgaattgacagaaagttgcgGATTATTTAGCAGAGATTATCCATGTTTTGGATGTGTGCAACTTGCCAGCTCTACTTGTAGAACTACCCGG GCCGGTGAGGGAGGACCGCTTATCACTGAAGCAGGTCAAATTATTGGCATCAACTTTTTTGATGGCCATGGATTTGTTCATCCTCTTCCGACATCAGTGATTAGATTATGCCTGAGTAATTGGAATTCGCATGG GATTGTCATGCAACCTTGGCTCGGGTTCACTGTGATTGACTCGGATAGTCTTGTTGTGAAAGAG GTGTATGAAGGATCGCCTGCTGATAAAGTTGGAGTGCGATCAGGTGACTCAATCAGTGTTGTGACTGTTAACAAAAAGACATATGAATTTTGTGGTCTTCAGCAG TATGCTAAACTACTAAATGGCGTATCTGACATGTTGAGTGCTTGTCCTCCCAACCAGACTGATACGAAG GTTTTTGTAAGTGTAAATGATAATAGTAAACTAGTGTGTGCCGAGAATCTTAGTGTCAATGACAAGAATTTCTGTAGTag GTATTGA
- the LOC123918127 gene encoding uncharacterized protein LOC123918127 isoform X1, whose product MMNLSGEVIGIQCFEVSQTEHGYCIPLDKQNHKFEYDYSFNDYDMTRFPPLAILPLKFIPSNIKQAIAVQYINKVFRKVFKNERASEDCDLNEFISGLFKQRIGKPSSSSAPPTGKSSPLGLTGTMQHTSYEDSRLKSVIRSLAPSVVSVSYFTGIHRIVDCTGFIIDWDVCKGVATVLTSAKLMRSPLDRHDYRIVVRLANGKMLLAEEDYVDYYHNIVTFKVNSNVKLIPLDLFSPVDLLRPLDSYSNLQGVEVVALARDFYTCELTESCGLFSRDYPCFGCVQLASSTCRTTRAGEGGPLITEAGQIIGINFFDGHGFVHPLPTSVIRLCLSNWNSHGIVMQPWLGFTVIDSDSLVVKEVYEGSPADKVGVRSGDSISVVTVNKKTYEFCGLQQYAKLLNGVSDMLSACPPNQTDTKVFVSVNDNSKLVCAENLSVNDKNFCSRAKGSVMASNSLNEVNNSISRLIDVLKIETAKAKKLQGKKKDGKKDPKDLEKELKKVNENISKAGASYLKVLDQSSIIYYHVNKFEGLILIMSQNHLILGS is encoded by the exons ATGATGAACCTATCTGGGGAAGTCATTGGAATTCAATGTTTCGAAGTCTCACAAACAGAGCATGGATATTGTATACCTCTTGATAAACAGAAccacaaatttgaatatgattatAGTTTTAACGATTACGATATGACTAGGTTTCCACCTTTGGCAATATTGCCACTCAAATTTATTCCTTCAAACATAAAGCAAGCCATAGCAGTCCAATACATCAATAAAGTTTTTAGGAAAGTCTTTAAAAATGAGCGAGCAAGTGAGGATTGTGATCTAAACGAATTTATAAGTGGGTTATTTAAACAACGGATTGGAAAACCCTCTTCGTCTTCTGCTCCTCCTACAGGGAAATCGTCTCCACTTG GTCTTACTGGCACAATGCAACATACTTCTTACGAGGACAGTAGACTAAAATCGGTAATTAGGAGTTTGGCGCCTTCAGTGGTTTCTGTTTCCTACTTCACTG GGATACACAGAATAGTTGACTGCACGGGTTTCATCATTGACTGGGATGTTTGTAAGGGAGTAGCTACAGTTCTTACTTCTGCTAAGTTAATGAGGTCTCCTTTAGACCGCCACGATTACCGT ATTGTTGTTCGACTTGCAAATGGAAAAATGCTTCTAGCTGAAGAGGACTATGTTGATTATTATCACAACATAGTGACTTTTAAAGTAAACTCTAATGTCAAACTGATTCCCTTAGATCTTTTTTCACCTGTGGACCTCCTTAGACCCTTAGATAGTTATTCAAATCTACAAGGGGTTGAAGTAGTTGCGTTGGCTAGAGATTTTTATACTTGtgaattgacagaaagttgcgGATTATTTAGCAGAGATTATCCATGTTTTGGATGTGTGCAACTTGCCAGCTCTACTTGTAGAACTACCCGG GCCGGTGAGGGAGGACCGCTTATCACTGAAGCAGGTCAAATTATTGGCATCAACTTTTTTGATGGCCATGGATTTGTTCATCCTCTTCCGACATCAGTGATTAGATTATGCCTGAGTAATTGGAATTCGCATGG GATTGTCATGCAACCTTGGCTCGGGTTCACTGTGATTGACTCGGATAGTCTTGTTGTGAAAGAG GTGTATGAAGGATCGCCTGCTGATAAAGTTGGAGTGCGATCAGGTGACTCAATCAGTGTTGTGACTGTTAACAAAAAGACATATGAATTTTGTGGTCTTCAGCAG TATGCTAAACTACTAAATGGCGTATCTGACATGTTGAGTGCTTGTCCTCCCAACCAGACTGATACGAAG GTTTTTGTAAGTGTAAATGATAATAGTAAACTAGTGTGTGCCGAGAATCTTAGTGTCAATGACAAGAATTTCTGTAGTag AGCTAAAGGGTCGGTCATGGCTTCTAATTCCCTCAATGAGGTCAACAACTCCATCTCAAGGTTGATAGATGTGCTCAAGATTGAAACAGCCAAAGCAAAGAAATTGCAAGGTAAGAAGAAGGATGGCAAGAAAGATCCCAAAGATTTGGAGAAGGAATTAAAGAAGGTTAATGAGAACATCAGCAAAGCTGGAGCTTCATATTTGAAGGTTCTTGATCAGTCTTCTATTATATATTATCATGTAAATAAATTTGAaggtttaattttaattatgtctCAAAACCATCTTATCTTAGGGTCTTGA
- the LOC123918130 gene encoding uncharacterized protein LOC123918130 isoform X1, with the protein MIDLFLLNFRFCFFRFVSIFFYDNNLICKNTSMIITSSKFPSNSICKNTKTYGRRKKMTEIQGFGGNKATYGRTEEDFGYSHKSVFRKKEPMSGHEVVLKMIHMLTSISVQLNWTLFELKGNKNVLVEFHSGFMNNRERNGSTNRT; encoded by the exons atgattgatttgtttttgttaaattttagattttgtttttttagatttgtatcaatttttttttatgataataatCTTATTTGCAAAAACACCAGTATGATAATAACAAGCTCGAAATTTCCTTCCAATTCCATTTGTAAAAACACCAAAACCTATGGTAGGAGGAAGAAGATGACCGAGATTCAAGGATTTGGAGGAAATAAAGCTACTTATGGAAGAACTGAAGAAGATTTTGGTTATTCTCATAAAA GTGTTTTTCGAAAAAAAGAACCTATGAGTGGCCATGAAGTTGTTCTCAA GATGATTCATATGTTGACATCTATATCAGTACAATTGAACTGGACTTT GTTTGAACTAAAAGGCAACAAGAATGTATTGGTGGAGTTTCACAGTGGCTTTATGAACAATAGAGAAAGAAATG GTTCTACTAACCGAACTTAA
- the LOC123918130 gene encoding uncharacterized protein LOC123918130 isoform X6, translating to MTEIQGFGGNKATYGRTEEDFGYSHKSVFRKKEPMSGHEVVLKMIHMLTSISVQLNWTLFELKGNKNVLVEFHSGFMNNRERNGDGFY from the exons ATGACCGAGATTCAAGGATTTGGAGGAAATAAAGCTACTTATGGAAGAACTGAAGAAGATTTTGGTTATTCTCATAAAA GTGTTTTTCGAAAAAAAGAACCTATGAGTGGCCATGAAGTTGTTCTCAA GATGATTCATATGTTGACATCTATATCAGTACAATTGAACTGGACTTT GTTTGAACTAAAAGGCAACAAGAATGTATTGGTGGAGTTTCACAGTGGCTTTATGAACAATAGAGAAAGAAATGGTGACGG GTTCTACTAA
- the LOC123918130 gene encoding uncharacterized protein LOC123918130 isoform X7, with protein sequence MTEIQGFGGNKATYGRTEEDFGVFRKKEPMSGHEVVLKMIHMLTSISVQLNWTLFELKGNKNVLVEFHSGFMNNRERNGSTNRT encoded by the exons ATGACCGAGATTCAAGGATTTGGAGGAAATAAAGCTACTTATGGAAGAACTGAAGAAGATTTTG GTGTTTTTCGAAAAAAAGAACCTATGAGTGGCCATGAAGTTGTTCTCAA GATGATTCATATGTTGACATCTATATCAGTACAATTGAACTGGACTTT GTTTGAACTAAAAGGCAACAAGAATGTATTGGTGGAGTTTCACAGTGGCTTTATGAACAATAGAGAAAGAAATG GTTCTACTAACCGAACTTAA
- the LOC123918130 gene encoding uncharacterized protein LOC123918130 isoform X3, translating to MIDLFLLNFRFCFFRFVSIFFYDNNLICKNTSMIITSSKFPSNSICKNTKTYGRRKKMTEIQGFGGNKATYGRTEEDFGVFRKKEPMSGHEVVLKMIHMLTSISVQLNWTLFELKGNKNVLVEFHSGFMNNRERNGSTNRT from the exons atgattgatttgtttttgttaaattttagattttgtttttttagatttgtatcaatttttttttatgataataatCTTATTTGCAAAAACACCAGTATGATAATAACAAGCTCGAAATTTCCTTCCAATTCCATTTGTAAAAACACCAAAACCTATGGTAGGAGGAAGAAGATGACCGAGATTCAAGGATTTGGAGGAAATAAAGCTACTTATGGAAGAACTGAAGAAGATTTTG GTGTTTTTCGAAAAAAAGAACCTATGAGTGGCCATGAAGTTGTTCTCAA GATGATTCATATGTTGACATCTATATCAGTACAATTGAACTGGACTTT GTTTGAACTAAAAGGCAACAAGAATGTATTGGTGGAGTTTCACAGTGGCTTTATGAACAATAGAGAAAGAAATG GTTCTACTAACCGAACTTAA
- the LOC123918130 gene encoding uncharacterized protein LOC123918130 isoform X2 encodes MIDLFLLNFRFCFFRFVSIFFYDNNLICKNTSMIITSSKFPSNSICKNTKTYGRRKKMTEIQGFGGNKATYGRTEEDFGYSHKSVFRKKEPMSGHEVVLKMIHMLTSISVQLNWTLFELKGNKNVLVEFHSGFMNNRERNGDGFY; translated from the exons atgattgatttgtttttgttaaattttagattttgtttttttagatttgtatcaatttttttttatgataataatCTTATTTGCAAAAACACCAGTATGATAATAACAAGCTCGAAATTTCCTTCCAATTCCATTTGTAAAAACACCAAAACCTATGGTAGGAGGAAGAAGATGACCGAGATTCAAGGATTTGGAGGAAATAAAGCTACTTATGGAAGAACTGAAGAAGATTTTGGTTATTCTCATAAAA GTGTTTTTCGAAAAAAAGAACCTATGAGTGGCCATGAAGTTGTTCTCAA GATGATTCATATGTTGACATCTATATCAGTACAATTGAACTGGACTTT GTTTGAACTAAAAGGCAACAAGAATGTATTGGTGGAGTTTCACAGTGGCTTTATGAACAATAGAGAAAGAAATGGTGACGG GTTCTACTAA